The proteins below are encoded in one region of Paenibacillus sp. YYML68:
- a CDS encoding ATP-binding protein: MTRRPFTREVEPCYEFQGHREAYARLSMAVENRLLGVLTGEVGSGKSALLRRLFRSLDTMRTHPIYISMADLKPRDFYGQLLAVFRQVKLPEKIVHFYPSSSGVIFSAPS, translated from the coding sequence ATGACACGACGTCCCTTTACGCGCGAGGTGGAGCCGTGCTACGAGTTTCAAGGACACCGGGAAGCGTACGCCCGACTAAGCATGGCGGTCGAGAACCGGCTGCTCGGTGTCTTGACCGGTGAAGTGGGCAGCGGAAAATCCGCTCTATTGCGGCGTTTATTCCGATCGCTGGACACGATGCGCACGCATCCGATCTACATCAGCATGGCGGACCTGAAGCCAAGAGACTTTTACGGACAGCTTCTGGCTGTATTTCGTCAAGTAAAATTACCCGAAAAAATCGTGCACTTTTACCCATCGTCATCAGGGGTAATTTTCAGCGCTCCTTCATGA
- the istB gene encoding IS21-like element helper ATPase IstB, translating into MSIVREREALRSEISAFCKKLVLSQRAVELCESEATPKQEEFLHRVLAEEMESRERSRRSRLMSRAGFPVYKTLEGYDRQGVKLPSSLQWSDLTEGHFIQGRRNLVLYGPVGTGKTHLAIAAGLRACELGLAVKFYTVAELVMRLGEAKRGGTLERLMGEIQRCQLLILDEWGYIPIDKEGAQLLFRVIADSYESRSLIITTNLEFSKWGSVFTDDQMAAAMIDRLAHHGHLLVFEGESYRMKHALMKER; encoded by the coding sequence ATGAGCATAGTCCGCGAACGAGAGGCGCTGCGCAGTGAGATTTCCGCCTTCTGCAAGAAGCTTGTTTTGAGTCAGCGAGCGGTGGAGCTGTGCGAGAGTGAGGCGACGCCGAAGCAGGAGGAGTTCTTGCATCGCGTGCTCGCCGAAGAAATGGAGAGCCGGGAGCGAAGCCGCCGTTCCCGATTGATGAGCCGGGCAGGATTTCCGGTGTACAAGACACTAGAGGGCTATGACAGGCAAGGCGTGAAGCTGCCATCGTCGCTGCAATGGAGCGACCTGACGGAAGGGCACTTCATTCAGGGACGACGCAATCTGGTGCTTTACGGTCCCGTTGGTACAGGTAAAACGCATCTGGCCATTGCAGCAGGCTTGCGCGCTTGCGAACTCGGCTTAGCTGTTAAATTTTACACTGTGGCGGAACTCGTGATGCGGCTGGGTGAAGCGAAACGAGGTGGTACGCTTGAACGTCTCATGGGCGAGATCCAGCGCTGCCAACTGCTGATCCTGGACGAATGGGGCTACATTCCCATCGACAAGGAAGGAGCGCAGCTCTTGTTCCGTGTTATTGCCGACAGCTACGAGAGTCGGAGTCTGATTATTACGACCAATCTGGAGTTCTCTAAATGGGGCTCGGTCTTTACCGACGACCAGATGGCGGCCGCGATGATTGACCGCTTGGCGCACCACGGACATCTGCTCGTATTCGAGGGTGAGAGCTACAGAATGAAGCACGCGCTCATGAAGGAGCGCTGA
- a CDS encoding DDE-type integrase/transposase/recombinase has protein sequence MSHQITKEQIALARYALIAPIVSRQTPLAPGELGAWLRETASRMYELPGSRRQQVSVRTLERYLEAYRKGGWEALMPRERATDGRTRLAPSLLQQAIELRRQRPARSVEQLIFLLEESGAAAPGQIAVSTLARHLRRAGVSRGQVIEATSAQTFRRFEAEDILELLQADFKHFVYLPDPKEPKKKRKTILLAILDDYSRYVVHAQIYWDEQLPRLEDSLKKAILRHGIPEMFYCDNGSAFSAHHLARICGRLGIELRHSRPYRPQGRGKVERLFQFVDSSFRPEVQALIDRGEVTTLEDVNQALRSWLDGYYHLRVHSSTKQTPHERFEASTKARKRRPLTELNEMFLWEEERTVDKTGCIQLSGNTYEVDSELARKRIALRYDPYDLTELQVWFEGKRYADAVPIDLKKRRKRKPDEVKPVEVETSAETLSFVELAEKKRQAQWEQDEVSYAQRQGGEVR, from the coding sequence ATGTCTCATCAGATTACAAAGGAACAGATTGCCCTAGCGCGGTATGCGCTTATTGCCCCCATCGTCAGCCGTCAAACCCCGCTTGCGCCGGGGGAGCTGGGAGCGTGGCTTCGCGAAACCGCAAGCCGCATGTACGAGCTTCCCGGAAGTCGTCGTCAGCAGGTCAGCGTTCGGACGCTGGAACGGTACCTGGAAGCGTACCGCAAGGGGGGATGGGAGGCGCTGATGCCGCGCGAGCGAGCAACAGACGGACGTACCCGGCTGGCTCCAAGCTTACTGCAGCAAGCCATTGAGCTGCGACGGCAACGGCCAGCTCGCAGCGTGGAGCAGCTGATCTTCCTGCTCGAAGAGAGCGGAGCAGCCGCCCCGGGCCAAATCGCCGTTAGCACATTAGCCAGGCACCTCAGACGAGCTGGCGTCAGCCGCGGACAAGTCATAGAAGCGACTTCGGCTCAGACGTTTCGCCGCTTTGAGGCGGAAGATATATTAGAGCTGCTGCAGGCAGACTTCAAGCACTTCGTCTACTTGCCTGATCCGAAGGAGCCGAAGAAGAAGCGAAAGACCATTCTGCTGGCCATCCTCGATGACTACAGCCGATACGTGGTGCATGCTCAAATCTATTGGGACGAGCAACTGCCTCGGCTAGAGGACAGCTTGAAAAAAGCAATCCTCCGTCACGGCATTCCGGAGATGTTCTATTGTGACAACGGCTCCGCTTTCTCGGCTCACCATTTAGCCCGTATTTGCGGGCGGCTCGGCATTGAGCTTCGGCATAGTAGACCTTACCGGCCTCAAGGTCGTGGGAAGGTAGAGCGTCTGTTCCAGTTTGTCGATAGCAGCTTCCGCCCCGAGGTGCAGGCGCTCATCGACCGGGGAGAAGTGACGACGCTGGAGGACGTAAACCAAGCGCTTCGCAGCTGGCTGGATGGTTACTACCATCTCCGCGTGCACAGCAGCACGAAACAGACGCCGCATGAACGCTTCGAGGCAAGCACGAAGGCGCGCAAGCGCAGGCCGCTTACCGAGTTGAATGAGATGTTCCTATGGGAAGAGGAGCGCACCGTAGACAAAACCGGCTGTATCCAGCTGTCCGGTAACACCTATGAGGTCGACAGCGAGCTTGCCCGTAAGCGAATCGCGCTTCGATACGATCCGTACGACTTGACAGAGCTGCAGGTCTGGTTCGAGGGCAAGCGATACGCCGATGCGGTGCCGATCGATCTGAAAAAGCGTCGCAAGCGCAAGCCGGATGAAGTGAAGCCTGTAGAGGTCGAGACGTCGGCGGAGACATTGTCGTTCGTTGAGCTTGCCGAGAAGAAGCGTCAGGCGCAGTGGGAGCAAGATGAAGTGAGCTATGCACAGCGTCAAGGTGGTGAGGTGCGATGA